A region from the Lolium perenne isolate Kyuss_39 chromosome 4, Kyuss_2.0, whole genome shotgun sequence genome encodes:
- the LOC127332573 gene encoding peroxidase 2 gives MAPATPKDSSALPGLLLLLAAATSVAVANAQLSENYYGSSCPATLLTIRTVVTTAVLLDHRMGASLLRLHFHDCFVQGCDASVLLDDTAGFTGEKGAGPNAGSLRGLEVIDKIKMLLEFMCPRTVSCADILAVAARDSVVRLGGPSWAVQLGRRDATTASASLASSDLPGPNSNLNDLLTAFSKKGLSTTDMVALSGAHTIGRAQCQNYRNRIYTDTDIDGAFAASLRGGCPQAGGDGNLAALDASSPNTFDNGYFSGLLSRHGLLHSDQALYDGGSTDDLVRTYASNNDQFGSDFAAAMVKLSNIGLLTGSSGEIRVNCRAVN, from the exons ATGGCTCCTGCTACTCCCAAGGACAGCTCTGCTCTGCCTGGTTTGCTCTTGCTCCTCGCAGCAGCGACGTCCGTGGCGGTAGCGAACGCACAGCTATCAGAGAACTACTACGGGTCTTCTTGCCCCGCCACGCTTCTCACCATCAGGACTGTCGTGACAACGGCGGTGCTGCTGGACCACCGCATGGGCGCTTCTCTTCTCCGGCTCCACTTCCACGACTGCTTTGTGCAA GGGTGCGACGCGTCCGTTCTACTGGATGACACGGCCGGTTTCACCGGCGAGAAGGGGGCCGGGCCGAACGCCGGGTCGCTGCGCGGTCTGGAGGTGATCGACAAGATCAAGATGCTGCTGGAGTTCATGTGCCCGCGGACCGTCTCCTGCGCCGAcatcctcgccgtcgccgcccgcgACTCCGTCGTCCGT CTAGGGGGGCCATCATGGGCGGTTCAACTTGGAAGGAGGGACGCCACCACAGCAAGCGCGTCACTTGCCAGCAGTGACCTCCCAGGCCCCAACTCCAACCTCAATGATCTCCTCACTGCTTTCTCCAAAAAAGGACTAAGCACCACGGACATGGTTGCTCTATCTG GGGCCCATACCATCGGCCGGGCGCAGTGCCAGAACTACCGGAACCGGATCTACACCGACACCGACATTGACGGGGCATTCGCGGCGTCCCTGCGAGGCGGCTGCCCACAGGCCGGCGGCGACGGCAACCTCGCGGCGCTCGACGCGTCCTCTCCCAACACCTTCGATAACGGCTACTTCTCCGGCCTCCTCTCCCGCCACGGTCTGCTCCATTCCGACCAGGCGCTGTACGACGGCGGCTCCACGGACGATCTGGTCAGGACCTACGCCTCCAATAACGATCAGTTTGGCAGCGACTTCGCTGCGGCGATGGTGAAACTGAGCAATATCGGCCTGCTGACGGGGTCGTCCGGGGAGATCAGGGTCAACTGCCGGGCGGTGAATTAA